The DNA window GACGGCGGAGGGAGAAACGGCGCAGGGAGAGGCGGGGAACGAAACGAGGACGGCGATCCGGCCGGTTCGGACCGCGTCGCCGTCGAGCCCCGCGATCTGCGCGCCGCCTTCGAGCGCGCGGAGGCGGACGGCCGCGTCCCCGTGATCGCGGAGGTCAAGCCGACGAGTCCGACCACGGAGGGGACCCGCGAGGACGACCCGGTGGAGCTGGCCGAGTCGATGGTCGCGGGCGGGGCGGCCGCGCTGAGCGTGCTCACGGAGCCGGAGCACTTCGGCGGGAGCACGGAGACGCTCGAACGCGTGCGCGAGGCGGTGGACGTGCCGGTCCTCCGCAAGGACTTCGTCGTGGCTGAGTCGCAGCTCGACGCCGTCGAGAGCGACGTGGTCCTCCTCATCGCCCGGTTCGTCGGCGACGACCTCGCCGAGCTGCTCGCGGCCGCTCGCGACCGCGGCTTCCAGGTCCTCGTGGAGGTCCACGACCGCGAGGAGCTCGCCGCCGCCGTCGACGCGGGCGCGACGACCATCGGCGTGAACAACCGCGACCTCGCCGAGCTGACGGTCGATCTCTCTACCTTCGAGTCGGTCGCGCCCGCGGCCCCGGACGACGCGACGCTGGTCGCCGAGAGCGGGATCGCCTCGCCCGCCGACGCCCGCCGGATGCGGGCGGCCGGCGCGGACGCGCTGCTCGTCGGCAGCGCGATCATGGACGGCGACGTCGAGGCG is part of the Halorubrum aethiopicum genome and encodes:
- the trpC gene encoding indole-3-glycerol phosphate synthase; its protein translation is MDDTAELDPAVRSILAAARERAEAGGRDGGDGGGRNGAGRGGERNEDGDPAGSDRVAVEPRDLRAAFERAEADGRVPVIAEVKPTSPTTEGTREDDPVELAESMVAGGAAALSVLTEPEHFGGSTETLERVREAVDVPVLRKDFVVAESQLDAVESDVVLLIARFVGDDLAELLAAARDRGFQVLVEVHDREELAAAVDAGATTIGVNNRDLAELTVDLSTFESVAPAAPDDATLVAESGIASPADARRMRAAGADALLVGSAIMDGDVEANTRALVRAETDTHSTDEPAETSI